In one window of Pseudomonadota bacterium DNA:
- a CDS encoding branched-chain amino acid ABC transporter permease, giving the protein MSAHICGDYKTTYKEDMVLFQTTFSKFWIIAFIIALYAIPLLLGNYTLYVGNLICIAIIGAMGISILTGFTGQISLGHGAFIGIGAYASGYLTMKLGFPFIVALPCAGLITALFGMIFGIPSLRLKGLYLAIATLAAQFIIEYLMVHMEFITNGVLGMMIDPPSIFGFSFDTDLKYFYLTASVAVLATLYAKNIVRTRPGRAFIAIRDRYISAEVMGVNLFKYKLMAFGISSFLAGVAGCLWAHYVTIITPEHFTIGVSIEYLAMIIIGGLGHVIGAIFGAIFMVLLPEVLRFLSEVLSGQFPMIVNIFAALKQVVFGAIIIGFLVYEPDGLAHRWQMIKAYWKLWPFSY; this is encoded by the coding sequence ATGAGTGCCCATATTTGTGGAGATTATAAGACCACTTACAAAGAGGACATGGTCCTTTTTCAGACCACTTTTTCCAAATTCTGGATTATTGCTTTTATTATTGCCCTGTACGCGATCCCGTTGCTTTTGGGGAATTATACCCTCTATGTGGGGAACCTGATCTGCATCGCGATCATCGGGGCCATGGGAATTAGTATCTTAACCGGGTTTACCGGCCAGATATCCCTGGGACATGGGGCGTTTATCGGTATCGGTGCCTATGCCTCCGGCTACCTGACCATGAAGCTGGGGTTTCCCTTCATTGTGGCTCTGCCCTGTGCCGGCCTTATAACCGCCCTTTTCGGGATGATTTTCGGTATCCCCTCGCTGCGGCTCAAAGGGCTTTATCTGGCCATTGCCACCCTGGCGGCCCAGTTCATCATCGAATACCTGATGGTGCATATGGAATTTATTACCAACGGGGTCCTGGGGATGATGATTGATCCTCCCTCGATTTTTGGTTTCAGCTTCGATACGGACCTGAAATATTTTTATCTGACGGCGTCCGTGGCTGTTCTGGCCACCCTGTATGCCAAGAATATTGTCAGAACCAGGCCGGGACGGGCTTTTATCGCTATTCGCGACCGTTATATTTCGGCTGAAGTCATGGGGGTCAACCTGTTCAAGTATAAGCTGATGGCCTTTGGTATCAGTTCCTTTCTGGCTGGAGTTGCCGGATGTCTCTGGGCTCATTATGTTACCATTATTACCCCGGAACATTTTACCATCGGGGTATCGATTGAATACCTGGCCATGATTATTATCGGCGGCCTCGGCCATGTGATCGGCGCTATTTTCGGGGCCATCTTCATGGTTCTGCTGCCGGAGGTTCTGCGTTTTCTCAGTGAGGTGCTGTCTGGTCAATTTCCCATGATCGTCAATATTTTTGCCGCCCTTAAACAGGTTGTATTCGGGGCGATTATCATTGGTTTCCTAGTCTACGAGCCCGATGGCCTGGCCCATCGCTGGCAGATGATTAAGGCATACTGGAAGCTGTGGCCGTTTTCTTATTAA
- a CDS encoding branched-chain amino acid ABC transporter permease, with amino-acid sequence MEFFLQLVVSGIVVGSIYALVALGFVLIYKATGVINFAQGEFLMVGAYICLGMVTTLHIPFWIAFFLTMAVTVVLGLIIEKVALRPMIGEPIISIIMLTIGLSSVLKGAVQVFWGPNNRVYPQIFSQVPLHIGPVVVSQVYLWSVGFAFLFLLLFTLFFRFSPSGIAMRAVADDQQAALSMGISVKKVFAMAWCIAFLVAGVGGVFLGNINGVNISLGFFGLKVFPAVILGGLDSIPGAILGGLIIGVLEALTGGYIDPIIGGGTAEVAPFVVLVIILMIKPYGFFGTEEIEKV; translated from the coding sequence ATGGAATTTTTTCTGCAACTGGTTGTCAGTGGCATCGTGGTCGGCAGTATTTATGCCTTGGTTGCCTTGGGTTTTGTCTTGATTTACAAGGCCACCGGGGTTATTAACTTTGCTCAGGGCGAGTTCCTGATGGTGGGGGCTTACATCTGCCTGGGGATGGTGACCACCTTGCACATTCCCTTCTGGATTGCCTTTTTCCTGACCATGGCGGTGACGGTGGTGTTGGGTTTGATCATCGAGAAAGTCGCTTTGCGACCGATGATCGGTGAGCCGATTATTTCCATCATTATGCTGACCATTGGTTTGTCAAGCGTCTTGAAAGGTGCGGTTCAGGTGTTTTGGGGACCCAACAACCGGGTTTACCCGCAGATTTTTTCCCAGGTTCCCTTGCATATTGGCCCGGTGGTTGTTTCCCAGGTCTATCTCTGGAGCGTCGGTTTTGCCTTTCTTTTTCTGCTGTTGTTTACCCTGTTTTTCCGTTTTTCTCCCTCCGGCATCGCTATGCGGGCGGTGGCTGACGACCAGCAGGCGGCACTTTCCATGGGCATCAGCGTCAAAAAGGTTTTTGCCATGGCCTGGTGTATTGCTTTTCTGGTGGCCGGGGTCGGTGGAGTCTTTTTGGGTAATATCAACGGGGTCAATATCTCCCTGGGATTTTTTGGCCTCAAGGTTTTTCCAGCGGTTATTCTCGGCGGACTTGACAGTATTCCCGGAGCAATTCTTGGTGGTCTGATCATCGGCGTGCTTGAGGCGCTGACCGGGGGCTATATTGATCCTATTATTGGTGGTGGAACTGCCGAGGTGGCTCCCTTCGTGGTCCTGGTGATTATCCTGATGATCAAGCCGTATGGATTTTTTGGCACCGAAGAGATTGAGAAAGTGTAA